The Plasmodium cynomolgi strain B DNA, scaffold: 0563, whole genome shotgun sequence DNA segment atacattttttctcaatctaaatatttatatatttcttcaacATTTAGTATGATATATTCGATCATGTTAGTGCATACCAAGCGGGTGAAAATTTATCTACGCATAGTGGAAGCGGTTTAGGGGATTATAGTCAATActgcaataaaaataaagacgaCAGGGttgaaaattacaatgatcttaaacaaatttgtgaacgttttataaaatattttgtgtaTTTGTCTAATGACTCTCTTAATATGCCatcagaagaaaataaatataatgagtATTTGAATTACTGGATAAACAGGGAactaaaagaaataaaaaatagtgcTACACAATTCATTGAATTTATTGATGAACGATTAGATTCCAATTTTCATgtttatgataaattttctatttttaaaaataaagtatataatatgaaCGAAGatgtttttaataaaatgaatatgttATATGATTTGTATGATAACTATAACAAATTTATCACTGAAATCAGCGAAGAAGAGAACTGTTTAAATTATGCTAATAAATGCCTTCAATCATATGAAAAAGCAATGAAGAAAAGCTACGAAACAAATAGTAGTAAGTTGTATAATGCGTTGATGAAATTTTcagttaaatataaaaatacaagtaataaatcaaaattttgtaataacAGGGATTTACCAGAATTGCcaaacattataaaaataaaagaaaaagaaaaaaaagtagccgAAAGTAAGGCATTAGAAGTATGTGAGTCTATCAAAACCGAGATTTTAGCTTCGCCAATTTCAGGAGAAAAT contains these protein-coding regions:
- a CDS encoding hypothetical protein (putative); its protein translation is MFMENNFTEIENKYKCNDKLLPILDVTILKNKSALYNFLDYYDSIKAAFNAGTSSRVKYCEYIKYIFNLYIKIQQKYNLKPILAYSDEIEKFQSKFSDTTELNFLKSKCSDNSEKYFSTISDAIKQSLGEKGMKKYDKVTNELDEHRKIVNYDIFDHVSAYQAGENLSTHSGSGLGDYSQYCNKNKDDRVENYNDLKQICERFIKYFVYLSNDSLNMPSEENKYNEYLNYWINRELKEIKNSATQFIEFIDERLDSNFHVYDKFSIFKNKVYNMNEDVFNKMNMLYDLYDNYNKFITEISEEENCLNYANKCLQSYEKAMKKSYETNSSKLYNALMKFSVKYKNTSNKSKFCNNRDLPELPNIIKIKEKEKKVAESKALEVCESIKTEILASPISGENDYVHFHFIYKYLL